A stretch of Saccharothrix texasensis DNA encodes these proteins:
- a CDS encoding helix-turn-helix transcriptional regulator, giving the protein MTKLWGVKDLADYLGVPVNTIYKWRTQKYGPPGRRVGKHLRFRQTDIEAWLAALPSEAA; this is encoded by the coding sequence ATGACGAAGCTCTGGGGCGTTAAGGACCTCGCTGACTACCTCGGTGTTCCGGTCAACACCATCTACAAGTGGCGCACGCAGAAGTACGGCCCACCTGGTCGGAGAGTTGGCAAGCACCTGCGGTTCCGCCAGACCGATATTGAGGCATGGCTCGCGGCCCTCCCCTCGGAGGCTGCCTGA
- a CDS encoding replication initiator: protein MVLALEDRIADRVQRADYRDWRDKVTATGGCLAPIRLFGAWQLHNPDSTKVLAHLGGHVMVPCGNRRASVCPSCSDRYAADAFHLMRAGLSGGSKGVPESVGEKPRVFATLTAPSFGPVHNRRTTTSDKTRPCTGCGEFHHPDDPRIGGAVDPDTYDYVGAVLWQAHAGKLWHRFTIALRRALARAAGLTVRAFKDHARLSYAKVAEYQRRGLVHFHAVIRIDGPDGSHDPAPSWATVALVDHAVRAAARSVLVESFRPDGTVIDLVWGEQVDVRPIRAASAHQVEDDTGAVSDGKLAAYVAKYATKGTGARDTPDRPIRSQLDIDHLRVSDHHRRMIQTAWDLGDLGFYDELNLRKWAHMLGFRGHFLTKSKHYSTTFKRIREDRRAFRAAETLERLGLAAEEVIVVNDWAYAGSGYANDAERELASGIAERLRAQRQRQYTEEVAT from the coding sequence TTGGTCCTCGCACTCGAAGATCGCATCGCCGACCGGGTCCAACGGGCCGACTACCGCGACTGGCGCGACAAGGTCACCGCCACCGGCGGATGCCTCGCACCGATCCGCCTGTTCGGAGCCTGGCAACTCCACAACCCCGACAGCACCAAAGTCCTCGCCCACCTCGGCGGCCACGTCATGGTGCCCTGCGGCAACCGACGCGCTTCCGTCTGCCCCTCGTGCTCCGACCGGTACGCGGCTGACGCCTTCCACCTGATGCGCGCGGGCCTGTCCGGCGGCAGCAAGGGTGTCCCTGAGTCCGTTGGCGAGAAGCCGCGCGTGTTCGCCACCCTGACCGCCCCGTCCTTCGGCCCGGTCCACAACCGGCGCACCACCACCAGCGATAAGACGCGGCCGTGCACGGGGTGCGGCGAGTTCCACCATCCCGACGACCCTCGCATCGGCGGCGCGGTCGACCCGGACACCTACGACTACGTGGGTGCGGTGCTGTGGCAGGCGCACGCCGGGAAGCTGTGGCACCGGTTCACGATCGCGCTGCGGCGGGCGCTGGCTCGTGCCGCCGGGTTGACGGTGCGGGCCTTCAAGGACCATGCGCGGCTCTCGTACGCCAAGGTCGCCGAGTACCAGCGGCGGGGCCTGGTCCACTTCCACGCCGTCATCCGGATCGACGGCCCTGACGGCTCACATGACCCGGCGCCCTCGTGGGCCACCGTGGCCCTGGTCGACCACGCGGTCCGGGCCGCTGCCCGCTCCGTCCTGGTCGAGTCCTTCCGGCCGGACGGCACGGTGATTGACCTGGTCTGGGGTGAACAGGTCGACGTTCGCCCCATCCGGGCTGCCTCGGCACACCAGGTCGAGGACGACACCGGGGCGGTCAGTGACGGCAAGCTCGCCGCCTACGTCGCCAAGTACGCGACCAAAGGCACCGGAGCGCGTGACACGCCCGACCGGCCGATCCGGTCGCAGCTCGACATCGACCACCTACGGGTCTCCGACCACCACCGACGCATGATCCAGACCGCGTGGGATCTCGGTGACCTCGGCTTTTACGACGAACTGAACCTGCGGAAGTGGGCACACATGCTCGGCTTCCGCGGCCACTTCCTGACCAAGTCCAAGCACTACAGCACCACCTTCAAGCGCATCCGCGAAGACCGACGGGCCTTCCGGGCGGCCGAAACGCTCGAACGCCTCGGCCTGGCCGCCGAAGAGGTGATCGTCGTCAACGACTGGGCCTACGCCGGCTCCGGCTACGCCAACGACGCAGAGCGCGAACTGGCCTCCGGCATCGCCGAACGCCTTCGTGCACAACGCCAACGCCAATACACAGAGGAGGTAGCGACATGA
- a CDS encoding transcriptional regulator, with product MFTKAARLAGFRSDYALAKAMEINRSTVARVLAGELQPGPAFIAGALLALTPMQFHDLFHIVPDQRRTSRKVIGVPDAQDR from the coding sequence GTGTTCACCAAGGCCGCACGGCTTGCCGGCTTCCGTTCGGACTACGCCCTCGCCAAGGCGATGGAGATCAACCGCTCCACGGTCGCCCGCGTGCTGGCCGGCGAGTTACAGCCCGGACCCGCGTTCATCGCAGGGGCGCTCCTGGCGCTGACGCCGATGCAGTTCCACGACCTGTTCCACATCGTCCCGGACCAGCGGCGAACGTCTCGGAAGGTGATCGGTGTTCCGGACGCACAGGACCGATGA
- a CDS encoding cell division protein FtsK: protein MSKLPSGTSRRGVGWEFRTARWIVRHPGAVVGPGGLGVSVVEVGPEVTGGVVGGLAVGTAAWYRAHPDTFDTWAAPVLRAWRRRWAGAYAGRRWVNLMGSCGLTTVHHRTGEVLVPRVRRVRSWSPSIDVVRVRLAPGQALRAFSAVLPELAATLKAERVAVEQGKPGEVVLIIQRDEPFDRVIPALAMPESSDAVDLRSLCLGETELGGEWREPLTGTHHLTAGATGAGKNSVVMAKLRAVAPMIRDGLVRPWVCDPKLFEFVALKPILDGRYADTPEDCAELIERFVDNMGLKQKRLQRKGKRSVPVSREHPVDWLILDEVGFLMSYNSEYAHEITNACAVISSMGRATNDVLDVYVQEPSKDVLPIRDLLPHRVCLRVTSERHPDMVLGDGARERGAIADEIPADGSNAGIGYRVDPRSRTPRRVRAAYTGDHDIDELVAFVKAGPADAGSGLRVVA, encoded by the coding sequence ATGTCGAAGTTGCCTTCGGGTACCTCGCGCAGAGGTGTCGGTTGGGAGTTCCGCACGGCGCGGTGGATCGTCCGCCACCCCGGTGCGGTGGTTGGTCCGGGTGGGCTTGGGGTCTCGGTGGTTGAGGTCGGGCCTGAGGTGACCGGTGGCGTTGTCGGTGGCCTGGCGGTGGGTACGGCGGCTTGGTATCGGGCGCATCCGGACACGTTCGACACGTGGGCTGCGCCGGTGCTGCGGGCGTGGCGGCGTCGGTGGGCCGGTGCCTACGCCGGTCGTCGTTGGGTGAACCTGATGGGCTCGTGCGGGTTGACCACGGTGCACCATCGGACCGGGGAAGTGCTGGTGCCGCGTGTGCGGCGGGTGCGGTCCTGGTCGCCGTCGATCGATGTGGTGCGGGTGCGGCTGGCGCCTGGTCAGGCGTTGCGGGCGTTCTCGGCGGTGCTGCCGGAGCTGGCGGCGACGCTCAAGGCCGAGCGAGTGGCGGTCGAGCAGGGCAAGCCCGGTGAGGTCGTGCTGATCATCCAGCGCGATGAGCCGTTCGACCGCGTGATTCCGGCACTCGCCATGCCGGAATCTTCCGACGCGGTGGACCTGCGGTCGTTGTGCCTGGGGGAGACGGAGTTAGGTGGGGAGTGGCGTGAGCCGCTGACCGGGACGCACCACCTGACGGCCGGTGCCACTGGTGCGGGCAAGAACTCGGTGGTGATGGCGAAGCTGCGGGCCGTCGCGCCGATGATCCGGGACGGTCTGGTGCGGCCGTGGGTGTGTGATCCGAAGTTGTTCGAGTTCGTGGCGCTCAAGCCGATCCTCGACGGCCGGTATGCCGACACCCCGGAGGACTGCGCGGAGTTGATCGAGCGGTTCGTGGACAACATGGGGCTTAAGCAGAAGCGGTTGCAGCGTAAGGGGAAGCGCTCTGTTCCGGTGTCGCGTGAGCATCCGGTGGACTGGCTGATCCTCGACGAGGTCGGCTTCCTGATGTCCTACAACTCCGAGTACGCGCACGAGATCACCAACGCCTGCGCCGTCATCTCCTCCATGGGCCGCGCCACCAACGACGTGCTCGACGTCTACGTGCAGGAGCCGTCCAAGGACGTCCTGCCGATCCGCGACCTGCTCCCGCACCGCGTCTGCCTGCGGGTGACCTCCGAACGGCACCCCGACATGGTGCTCGGCGACGGTGCACGTGAACGCGGCGCGATCGCCGACGAGATCCCGGCCGATGGGTCCAACGCCGGTATCGGCTATCGAGTCGACCCGCGTTCCCGCACTCCCCGCCGCGTCCGTGCGGCCTACACCGGCGACCACGACATCGACGAGCTGGTCGCCTTCGTCAAGGCCGGTCCGGCCGACGCGGGTTCAGGCCTGCGCGTCGTCGCCTGA